The following coding sequences lie in one Pelobacter seleniigenes DSM 18267 genomic window:
- a CDS encoding tripartite tricarboxylate transporter permease encodes MFNHILMGLTHVFSLENLLLVLAGTVAGMIVGSLPGLTATMAVALLVPFTYTMSPVAGLVTLGAIYMGCIYGGCFSAILINTPGTPSSIGTTFDGYPLAKQGRGEEAIVAATLASAVGGLVGVIALIFLSPPLAEIALRFGPAEYFWVGVFGLTIISSLAAGSFLKGMTGAGLGVLISTIGIAPIGGDVRFTFDIPAMQGGLNLIVMLIGLFCVPELLTLALNGVKNHQALEFKKQKGVLGDTVRKVLSKPGNLIRSSIIGTVVGILPGAGGNIANLVAYNEARRASKHPEKFGTGIIDGVVATEAANNAVVGGGMIPLVTLGIPGAPPDAIIYGVLMLQGLRPGPELFTERADITYTFMLAVGLSAIVMIPVGLYGGRLLSRFVATLSPKYLIPGIGILTIVGSYAIRNNYTDVLLMLIFGVIGFGLRYLGFHGAPIVLGLILGPIMEEGLVQSYLMGQGNAWPYVTLFTSPLSWVLIAFCLMSFFWPYLGHIKRFLRRPTGRKVPFDTDKEE; translated from the coding sequence TGATTGTCGGTTCCCTCCCGGGGCTGACCGCAACCATGGCTGTGGCGCTGCTGGTCCCGTTCACCTACACCATGAGCCCGGTGGCCGGACTGGTGACGCTGGGGGCGATCTATATGGGCTGCATCTATGGCGGCTGCTTCAGCGCAATCCTGATCAACACGCCGGGAACGCCGAGCTCCATCGGCACGACTTTTGACGGTTATCCCCTGGCCAAACAGGGGCGGGGCGAAGAAGCGATCGTCGCGGCTACTCTCGCTTCTGCAGTCGGGGGGCTGGTCGGGGTCATTGCGCTGATCTTTCTCAGTCCGCCGCTGGCAGAAATAGCTCTGCGCTTCGGTCCGGCCGAATATTTCTGGGTCGGGGTGTTCGGCCTGACGATTATCTCCAGCCTGGCGGCAGGGTCCTTTTTAAAGGGGATGACCGGTGCCGGGCTGGGAGTGCTGATCTCCACCATTGGCATTGCCCCCATCGGCGGCGATGTCCGCTTCACCTTTGATATTCCGGCCATGCAGGGAGGCCTGAACCTGATCGTTATGCTGATCGGGCTGTTCTGCGTGCCAGAGCTGCTGACCCTGGCCTTGAACGGGGTCAAGAATCATCAGGCTCTGGAGTTCAAAAAACAAAAAGGTGTGCTGGGCGATACGGTCCGCAAGGTTCTTTCCAAACCCGGCAACCTGATCCGTTCTTCCATCATCGGCACGGTGGTCGGGATCCTGCCCGGGGCCGGCGGCAATATCGCCAACCTGGTGGCTTATAACGAAGCGCGCCGGGCCTCCAAGCACCCGGAAAAATTCGGCACCGGGATTATTGACGGAGTCGTCGCGACCGAGGCTGCCAACAACGCGGTGGTCGGCGGTGGCATGATTCCGCTGGTCACCCTCGGCATCCCTGGCGCACCACCTGACGCCATCATCTACGGCGTGTTGATGCTGCAGGGGTTGCGACCCGGGCCGGAGCTGTTTACGGAACGCGCGGACATTACTTATACCTTCATGCTCGCCGTCGGCCTTTCCGCCATCGTGATGATTCCGGTCGGCCTCTACGGTGGACGCCTGCTGAGCCGCTTTGTCGCCACCCTGTCGCCGAAATACCTGATTCCCGGCATCGGGATTCTCACCATCGTCGGCTCCTATGCCATTCGCAACAATTATACCGATGTCCTGTTGATGCTGATTTTCGGGGTGATCGGTTTCGGCCTGCGCTATCTCGGTTTCCATGGTGCGCCCATTGTCCTCGGCCTGATCCTGGGACCGATCATGGAAGAAGGGCTGGTGCAGAGTTACCTGATGGGGCAGGGTAATGCCTGGCCCTATGTCACCCTGTTTACCAGTCCGCTGTCCTGGGTCCTGATCGCGTTTTGCCTGATGTCCTTCTTCTGGCCGTACCTGGGTCATATCAAACGTTTCCTGCGCCGACCGACCGGCCGCAAAGTGCCTTTCGACACCGACAAGGAGGAGTAG
- a CDS encoding tripartite tricarboxylate transporter TctB family protein, with translation MSAKARDLLGSILIFIFVAVLWSERNYMTPFGGIFPDVVMGCLFLLVAITFILSFTPYRTIKDGDGASAEKGKKHWREMIVVAVILLAWATLLRYLGFALTGVVGFGSITWYLSERRTSLRCILSAVIIALAMTYLLVFVFEYLLKVPLPPGRIFG, from the coding sequence ATGAGTGCCAAAGCCAGGGACCTGCTCGGGTCCATCCTGATCTTTATCTTTGTCGCCGTACTCTGGTCGGAACGCAACTACATGACGCCCTTCGGGGGGATCTTCCCCGATGTGGTGATGGGCTGTCTGTTTCTGCTGGTGGCAATCACCTTTATTCTCTCGTTCACGCCGTATCGAACCATCAAGGATGGTGACGGGGCCAGCGCGGAAAAGGGAAAAAAGCACTGGCGGGAAATGATCGTGGTGGCGGTTATTCTGCTGGCCTGGGCGACTTTGCTTCGCTACCTGGGATTTGCCCTGACCGGGGTGGTCGGTTTCGGCAGTATCACCTGGTATTTAAGTGAGCGGCGCACCTCGCTCCGCTGCATCCTGAGTGCCGTTATCATCGCCCTGGCCATGACCTATTTGCTGGTCTTTGTCTTTGAATATCTGTTGAAGGTTCCTTTGCCTCCGGGGCGGATTTTCGGTTGA
- a CDS encoding tartrate dehydrogenase produces the protein MNVFQIAAIPGDGIGKETVAAGREVLDTLCEVHGGLRLEYLDLDWSCEYYLKHGRMMPENGLDTLRSCASIYLGAVGFPGVPDHVSLWGLLLPIRRTFQQYINLRPVKLLPGVRTPLADKKPEDIDFLVVRENNEGEYSNMGGRLYPGTAQEVVVQNTVFTRFGVERVIRYAFELARKTGRGKVSSATKSNGINFTMPFWDEVFKEVSLEYPEITTNQFHIDALCARFVTHPQDFDVVVGSNLFGDILTDLGPAIAGSIGVAPSANINPQKEYPSMFEPVHGSAPDIAGKGIANPMGQIWCGAMMLDHLGYAEGGELVMQALTDTLAAGTTTADIGGNANTRQVTDAVCERIKALAGAARN, from the coding sequence ATGAATGTTTTTCAGATCGCCGCAATCCCCGGTGACGGAATCGGCAAGGAAACAGTGGCCGCCGGCCGCGAAGTGCTGGATACTCTTTGTGAGGTCCACGGCGGGTTGCGCCTGGAATATCTCGATCTCGACTGGAGCTGCGAATACTACCTGAAACACGGCCGGATGATGCCGGAAAACGGGCTGGATACCCTGCGCTCCTGTGCTTCCATATATCTTGGCGCGGTGGGCTTCCCCGGCGTTCCCGACCATGTCTCCCTGTGGGGGCTGCTGCTGCCGATCCGCCGAACCTTCCAGCAGTACATCAACCTGCGCCCGGTCAAGCTGCTGCCCGGGGTGCGCACGCCGCTGGCTGATAAGAAGCCGGAGGATATCGATTTCCTGGTGGTGCGCGAGAACAACGAAGGGGAATACTCCAACATGGGCGGGCGGCTCTATCCGGGAACAGCCCAGGAAGTGGTGGTCCAGAATACCGTCTTTACCCGTTTCGGGGTCGAAAGGGTTATTCGTTACGCTTTTGAATTGGCGCGCAAAACCGGTCGGGGCAAGGTTTCTTCAGCCACCAAGTCGAACGGGATCAACTTTACCATGCCGTTCTGGGACGAGGTCTTTAAAGAAGTCAGCTTGGAATACCCGGAGATCACCACGAATCAATTTCATATCGATGCCCTTTGCGCCCGCTTTGTTACCCATCCACAGGATTTTGACGTGGTGGTGGGGAGCAATCTGTTCGGGGATATCCTGACCGACCTCGGCCCGGCCATCGCCGGCAGTATCGGCGTGGCGCCATCGGCCAATATCAATCCGCAAAAGGAATATCCGTCCATGTTCGAACCGGTCCACGGCTCGGCCCCGGATATCGCCGGCAAGGGGATTGCCAACCCCATGGGGCAGATCTGGTGCGGGGCGATGATGCTCGATCATCTCGGCTATGCCGAGGGGGGCGAGCTGGTGATGCAGGCCTTGACCGATACGCTGGCGGCCGGGACCACTACGGCGGATATCGGCGGCAACGCCAATACCCGTCAAGTGACCGACGCGGTTTGCGAGCGGATCAAGGCGCTGGCCGGAGCTGCCCGCAACTGA
- a CDS encoding aconitase/3-isopropylmalate dehydratase large subunit family protein, which yields MHALEKILARAAAKNRVRAGEKVTCRIDVAGISDHDPQTVRSFYAMGGKRVAAAGNILLFFDHYTPAATLSQAEDQRLLRNFCHDQEIAQLMDIDRGISHQVLADQGLSRPGELVIMTDAHASTHGALGAFGCGVPAGEMATVLLTGELDVQVPEVLRVNLAGELPGGVFAEDIIRQLRTQLGAEVAVGRAVEFAGPLLNRLPVSQRMTLCNMVIEMGALTGYVQPDELTFDYLREKGVEQFRPMCSDADYGYAAEFSFDVSGFRPQLAVVHSECQALPLEQLVGRRIDQAYLGTCSGGRVEDMAVAADILSGCKIHPRVRLLVVPASKDVLLETMALGHLQTLIQAGATLITPGCAACGGSRQGLLAAGETCIASANHSFFGQLGTPRTEIFLASPAAVAAAARAGEIIDPAVFLNPCN from the coding sequence ATGCACGCGCTGGAAAAAATTCTCGCCCGGGCTGCGGCAAAAAATCGGGTCAGGGCGGGTGAAAAAGTCACCTGCCGGATCGATGTGGCCGGAATCAGCGATCATGACCCGCAGACGGTGCGTTCCTTTTACGCCATGGGTGGCAAGCGGGTTGCTGCGGCTGGCAACATTCTGCTGTTCTTCGATCATTACACGCCTGCTGCGACCCTGAGCCAGGCTGAAGATCAACGGCTGTTGCGCAACTTCTGCCATGACCAGGAGATCGCCCAGCTCATGGATATCGATCGCGGCATCTCTCATCAGGTGCTGGCCGATCAGGGGCTGAGCCGACCCGGCGAGCTGGTGATCATGACCGATGCCCATGCCTCCACCCATGGCGCTCTCGGTGCTTTTGGCTGCGGCGTGCCAGCTGGTGAGATGGCAACGGTTCTGTTGACCGGCGAGTTGGATGTGCAAGTCCCGGAAGTGCTGCGGGTCAACCTGGCCGGTGAATTGCCCGGCGGAGTGTTTGCCGAAGATATCATCCGTCAGCTCAGGACCCAACTGGGAGCAGAGGTCGCCGTGGGTCGGGCAGTGGAATTTGCCGGGCCGTTGCTCAATCGGCTGCCGGTCTCGCAACGTATGACCCTGTGCAATATGGTGATTGAAATGGGCGCCCTGACCGGCTATGTCCAGCCGGACGAGTTGACCTTTGACTATCTGCGTGAAAAAGGTGTCGAACAATTCCGCCCCATGTGCAGCGACGCCGACTATGGCTATGCCGCGGAGTTCAGTTTCGATGTCAGCGGCTTCAGGCCACAGCTGGCGGTTGTGCACAGCGAATGCCAGGCCTTGCCGCTGGAGCAGCTGGTCGGCCGGCGCATTGATCAGGCCTACCTGGGAACCTGCAGCGGCGGCCGGGTCGAGGATATGGCCGTGGCCGCGGATATCCTGTCCGGCTGCAAGATCCATCCGCGGGTCCGCCTGTTGGTGGTGCCGGCCTCCAAGGATGTTTTACTGGAAACTATGGCCCTTGGCCATCTGCAGACCCTGATCCAGGCCGGGGCAACCCTGATCACGCCCGGCTGTGCCGCTTGTGGCGGGAGCCGGCAGGGGCTGCTGGCCGCGGGGGAAACCTGTATCGCTTCGGCCAACCACAGTTTTTTCGGTCAGCTGGGGACTCCGCGGACGGAAATCTTTCTGGCCTCCCCGGCCGCCGTCGCTGCGGCAGCCCGGGCCGGGGAAATCATCGACCCGGCCGTGTTTCTTAATCCATGCAACTGA
- a CDS encoding mandelate racemase/muconate lactonizing enzyme family protein translates to MKIVELKEVTKPIASPIRNAYIDFSKMTLSLVAVVTDVMRNGKPVVGFGFNSNGRYGQGSLIRERFRPRLLEADPATLLDSERDNLDPQRIWTCLMSNEKPGGHGERSVAVGTIDMAVWDAVAKIEEKPLFQLLAERYGDGQPQRKVFVYAAGGYYYPGKDHRALQDEMQSYLDRGYTVVKMKIGGATLAEDLARIEAVLKILGPGQRLAVDANGRFDLPTAIDYAKALSAYNLFWYEEPGDPLDYELQANLANHYSASMATGENLFSMQDARNLIRYGGMRPDRDWLQFDCALSYGLVEYLRTLAMLKEYGWSAQRCIPHGGHQMSLNIAAGLGLGGNESYPDLFQPYGGFPDGVAVVDGHILMPDLPGIGFEGKADLYREMQRLV, encoded by the coding sequence ATGAAGATTGTCGAACTGAAAGAGGTCACCAAACCGATTGCATCGCCGATACGCAATGCCTATATCGATTTCAGTAAAATGACCCTGAGTCTGGTGGCCGTGGTCACCGACGTTATGCGCAACGGCAAGCCGGTGGTCGGCTTCGGTTTCAATTCCAACGGGCGCTACGGCCAGGGCAGCCTGATCCGCGAGCGCTTTCGGCCCCGCCTGCTGGAGGCGGACCCCGCAACCTTGTTGGATTCGGAGCGTGACAACCTCGATCCGCAGCGGATCTGGACCTGTCTGATGAGCAATGAAAAACCGGGCGGGCACGGCGAACGCTCGGTGGCGGTCGGCACCATCGACATGGCGGTCTGGGATGCCGTGGCCAAGATTGAGGAAAAACCGCTCTTTCAGCTGCTTGCCGAGCGTTACGGGGACGGCCAGCCGCAGCGTAAGGTCTTTGTCTATGCGGCTGGCGGCTATTATTATCCGGGTAAGGATCACCGCGCCCTGCAGGACGAGATGCAGAGCTACCTCGACCGCGGCTATACAGTGGTCAAAATGAAGATCGGCGGGGCAACCCTGGCCGAAGACCTGGCCCGCATCGAAGCGGTCCTCAAGATTCTGGGTCCGGGGCAGCGCCTGGCCGTCGATGCCAACGGCCGCTTCGATCTGCCTACCGCCATTGACTATGCCAAAGCACTGTCGGCCTACAACCTGTTCTGGTACGAAGAGCCCGGCGACCCTCTGGATTATGAGCTACAGGCCAATCTGGCCAATCATTATTCCGCCAGCATGGCCACCGGGGAAAACCTCTTCTCCATGCAGGATGCCCGTAATCTGATCCGCTATGGTGGGATGCGCCCTGACCGCGACTGGCTGCAGTTCGACTGTGCCCTCAGCTACGGGCTGGTCGAATATCTGCGTACCCTGGCAATGCTCAAGGAGTACGGCTGGTCGGCGCAGCGCTGTATTCCTCATGGCGGGCATCAGATGTCACTCAATATCGCCGCCGGGCTGGGCCTGGGCGGCAACGAATCCTATCCCGATCTGTTCCAGCCTTATGGTGGGTTTCCCGACGGTGTCGCCGTGGTGGACGGCCATATCCTCATGCCCGATCTGCCGGGAATCGGTTTTGAAGGGAAGGCGGATCTTTACCGGGAGATGCAGCGACTGGTCTAA
- the ttdA gene encoding L(+)-tartrate dehydratase subunit alpha, which translates to MQHEQAVAAMTDIMAKFTDYVGKHLPDDILAKLRQLRAEEDSPLAKVVYDSMFENLAKAEELNRPSCQDTGVIQFFIKAGADFPLLSEVRPVLDEAVRTATRTAPLRHNAVQIFEEKNTGNNTGERIPWIDWEILPNQADITIEVYMAGGGCSLPGQGKTLMPAAGYEGVTQFVFDVMTSYGVNACPPLLVGIGIGGSIDVAANLSKKALFRPIGSRHADPRGAEMELLIEKGLNEIGLGPQGLSGKNSVMGVHIETAARHPSTISVAINVGCWAHRRGTIHIKEDLSYEILSHKGVTL; encoded by the coding sequence ATGCAGCATGAACAGGCCGTAGCGGCCATGACCGATATTATGGCGAAGTTCACCGACTATGTCGGCAAGCATTTGCCCGATGATATCCTTGCCAAACTACGCCAGTTGCGCGCGGAAGAAGACAGCCCCCTGGCCAAGGTGGTCTACGATTCGATGTTCGAGAACCTGGCCAAGGCCGAAGAGCTGAATCGTCCCAGCTGCCAGGATACCGGGGTTATTCAGTTTTTTATTAAGGCCGGGGCCGACTTTCCACTGCTCTCCGAGGTCCGACCGGTGCTCGATGAAGCGGTGCGCACCGCCACCCGTACCGCGCCCCTGCGTCACAACGCGGTGCAGATTTTTGAAGAAAAGAACACCGGCAACAATACCGGTGAGCGCATCCCCTGGATCGACTGGGAGATCCTGCCCAACCAGGCCGATATCACCATCGAGGTCTATATGGCCGGCGGCGGCTGCAGCCTGCCCGGCCAGGGCAAGACCCTGATGCCGGCGGCCGGCTATGAAGGGGTGACCCAGTTCGTGTTCGATGTCATGACCTCCTACGGGGTGAACGCCTGTCCACCTTTGTTGGTCGGAATCGGTATCGGCGGGTCCATCGATGTGGCCGCCAACCTCTCCAAAAAAGCCCTGTTCCGGCCCATCGGTTCGCGTCATGCCGATCCGCGCGGGGCGGAAATGGAGCTGTTGATCGAAAAAGGGCTCAATGAGATCGGCCTGGGTCCGCAGGGGCTCTCCGGCAAAAATTCGGTCATGGGGGTGCACATCGAAACCGCGGCCCGCCATCCGTCCACCATCAGCGTGGCCATCAACGTCGGTTGCTGGGCGCATCGGCGCGGGACCATTCATATCAAGGAAGACCTGAGCTATGAAATTCTGTCGCATAAGGGGGTGACGCTGTGA
- the ttdB gene encoding L(+)-tartrate dehydratase subunit beta — MKKILTTPIRNEDIEQLSAGDIVFLDGYLVTCRDMGHRRLIDLGRKLPVELDGMAILHAGPIVAKDGEGWKMISIGPTTSMRMEVHEKEFIRQTGVKLIIGKGGMGPETVAGCAEYKAVHAVFPGGCAVLAASEVEKIERVEWLDLGMPEALWVSRVKNFGPLIISIDTKGNNLFEMNKARFNEKKVPIVEEISKQVRFIK, encoded by the coding sequence GTGAAGAAAATTCTCACCACACCGATTCGGAATGAAGATATTGAGCAGCTGAGCGCCGGCGACATTGTTTTCCTGGACGGCTACCTGGTGACCTGCCGGGATATGGGGCACCGCCGCCTGATTGATCTGGGCCGGAAACTGCCGGTCGAACTGGACGGCATGGCGATCCTCCATGCCGGACCGATCGTGGCCAAGGATGGTGAGGGCTGGAAAATGATCTCCATCGGTCCGACCACCAGCATGCGCATGGAAGTGCATGAAAAAGAGTTCATCCGCCAGACCGGCGTCAAGCTGATCATCGGCAAAGGGGGGATGGGCCCGGAAACCGTGGCCGGCTGCGCGGAGTACAAGGCGGTACATGCCGTGTTCCCCGGCGGTTGTGCGGTCCTCGCGGCCAGCGAGGTGGAAAAGATCGAACGGGTCGAATGGCTCGATCTGGGCATGCCCGAAGCCCTCTGGGTGTCCCGGGTCAAGAACTTCGGACCCTTGATCATCTCCATCGACACCAAAGGGAACAATCTGTTCGAAATGAACAAAGCCCGGTTCAATGAGAAAAAAGTGCCGATTGTGGAGGAGATTTCCAAACAGGTGCGTTTTATCAAGTAG
- a CDS encoding MopE-related protein, with protein sequence MKRAGKIGVLLCFLFLAGVLTATAAPPDRDHDGFSRRVDCNDRDPRIFPGAPEICGDNIDQNCDGVPDDGCTITPPPTEPTDPTEPPAPTEPPTPTDPTGSTPPPTTGHAGLTYSGPDLCLSCHQVEAAEMFNSLHYQWQGDTPYMTFGPEKQGKIAGAVNSYCGNISGNWGGCSACHTGRGLVPETVQSPEQLANIDCLLCHQKEYRRVKVNGVMVPDTANMSISMDEAVQTVHLPQRENCLNCHAKAGGGDALKRGDLALASANTTDRTYDVHMATSGANLSCQSCHQVENHRIAGRGSDLRATDLDVPVSCSNCHRSTPHSNSTLNRHTAKIACQTCHIPVYGKNAADTASTEATETERHWQQGTEHAAPPFHPVVVKANNLKPVYRFWNGLSENYMLGEITGIDPATGAYPTSRPAGTINDGKLYPFKYKISDYPMRTASQELIPLDTSVFFASADADAAARAGLVNMGYSSADAYEWVTTDTFQALNHQVSPKSQALNCTNCHLRTSELDLQGELGYAPKKPQSTCSLACHSSSKAAEWRYGDWEEYQAHHNKHVNEKGATCADCHNFSR encoded by the coding sequence ATGAAAAGAGCAGGTAAAATCGGTGTATTACTGTGTTTTTTGTTCCTTGCCGGAGTCCTTACCGCAACCGCGGCCCCGCCTGATCGCGATCATGACGGCTTCAGCAGACGGGTCGACTGCAACGACAGGGATCCGCGGATCTTCCCCGGCGCACCGGAAATCTGCGGCGACAACATCGACCAGAATTGCGACGGCGTGCCGGATGACGGCTGCACCATCACACCACCGCCGACAGAACCAACCGATCCGACTGAGCCACCGGCACCTACCGAGCCGCCAACACCCACTGATCCCACCGGTTCAACTCCGCCACCGACCACCGGCCATGCCGGTCTGACCTATAGCGGTCCCGACCTTTGCCTGAGCTGTCATCAGGTTGAAGCGGCCGAGATGTTCAACTCCCTGCACTACCAATGGCAGGGCGACACCCCCTACATGACCTTCGGTCCGGAAAAACAGGGAAAAATCGCCGGTGCGGTCAATTCCTATTGCGGCAATATCAGCGGCAACTGGGGTGGCTGTTCCGCCTGTCATACTGGTCGCGGACTGGTTCCAGAAACCGTGCAGTCGCCGGAGCAACTGGCTAACATCGACTGTCTGCTCTGTCATCAGAAAGAGTACCGCCGGGTCAAGGTCAACGGCGTCATGGTCCCGGATACCGCCAATATGAGCATCAGCATGGACGAGGCGGTACAGACCGTCCATTTGCCGCAACGGGAGAACTGCCTGAATTGTCACGCCAAGGCCGGGGGCGGAGATGCCCTCAAGCGTGGCGATCTGGCCCTGGCTTCCGCCAATACCACGGATCGCACCTATGATGTCCACATGGCCACCAGCGGCGCGAACCTCAGTTGCCAGAGCTGCCACCAGGTGGAAAACCATCGGATTGCCGGGCGCGGTTCCGACCTGCGCGCCACCGACCTGGATGTCCCGGTCAGCTGCAGCAACTGCCACCGCTCCACGCCGCACTCCAACTCGACCCTGAATCGGCATACGGCCAAGATCGCCTGCCAGACCTGCCATATTCCGGTCTACGGTAAAAACGCCGCCGATACCGCCAGCACCGAAGCCACCGAGACCGAACGCCACTGGCAACAGGGCACCGAACATGCGGCCCCGCCCTTCCATCCGGTGGTGGTCAAGGCCAACAACCTCAAACCTGTCTACCGCTTCTGGAATGGCCTGAGCGAGAACTACATGCTTGGCGAAATTACCGGCATCGATCCGGCCACCGGCGCTTATCCGACCTCGCGTCCGGCCGGCACCATCAATGACGGCAAGCTTTACCCGTTCAAGTACAAGATTTCGGACTACCCCATGCGCACGGCCAGCCAGGAGCTGATCCCCCTTGATACCAGTGTCTTCTTTGCCAGCGCCGACGCCGATGCCGCAGCGCGGGCCGGTCTGGTCAACATGGGCTACAGTTCAGCCGATGCCTATGAGTGGGTCACCACCGACACCTTCCAGGCCCTGAATCACCAGGTCAGCCCCAAGAGCCAGGCCCTCAACTGCACCAACTGCCACCTGAGGACCAGCGAACTGGACCTGCAGGGCGAGCTCGGCTATGCTCCTAAAAAACCGCAATCCACCTGTTCCCTGGCCTGCCACAGCAGCTCCAAGGCAGCGGAATGGCGCTATGGTGATTGGGAAGAATACCAGGCCCACCATAACAAACACGTCAATGAAAAAGGCGCCACCTGCGCGGATTGCCATAACTTCAGCAGGTAG
- a CDS encoding methyltransferase family protein, producing MSLWRKDILRYQLRDACLYWLAIPGLVLGSGWLLDQLLDWPLLAGGLPMVAIGVVLLAVGGFFISAATLDFSRIGKGTPNPRRPPQILVRQGVYGICRHPMFFGYDLSAIGLVLLCRLSAALLISLPIFLVWQVWFLRKEERYLARRFKDEFAEYRQQVPFLLPRLF from the coding sequence ATGAGTCTTTGGCGCAAAGATATTCTCCGTTACCAGCTCCGTGACGCCTGCCTCTACTGGCTGGCTATCCCGGGCTTGGTGCTCGGTTCCGGCTGGTTGCTCGATCAGCTGCTGGACTGGCCGTTGCTGGCGGGCGGCCTGCCGATGGTTGCCATTGGGGTCGTGCTGCTGGCGGTGGGTGGATTTTTTATCAGCGCGGCAACTCTCGATTTCAGCCGGATTGGCAAAGGCACGCCCAACCCGCGCCGACCGCCTCAGATCCTGGTCCGCCAAGGCGTATATGGGATCTGTCGCCACCCCATGTTTTTCGGTTACGATCTTTCTGCAATCGGGTTGGTGTTGCTGTGCCGGTTGTCCGCAGCGCTGCTGATCAGCCTGCCGATCTTTTTGGTCTGGCAGGTTTGGTTTTTACGCAAAGAAGAACGCTATCTGGCCAGGCGGTTCAAGGATGAGTTTGCGGAATACCGCCAGCAGGTGCCTTTTTTGCTGCCGCGGCTATTTTGA
- the aroD gene encoding type I 3-dehydroquinate dehydratase, whose product MNTVKVKDVVFGEGLPKICVPIVAETKAAIVEEAKSFKDIPVDVVEWRADWFEGITDPDKVIDVLTDLVPALAGIPLLFTIRTANEGGACAITPEDYLRINSAIAASGLVDLIDVEVFIGAETVTGVIAAAHANGVKVVGSNHDFDKTPAKDDIIYRLRKMQDLGADIPKIAVMPKSAQDVLTLLEATTIMKEQYADRPIITMSMGGQGVISRLACEIFGSCLTFGAAKKASAPGQIGVKDLQGALDLIHRSSN is encoded by the coding sequence ATGAATACTGTCAAGGTTAAGGATGTTGTTTTCGGGGAAGGGCTGCCCAAAATATGTGTGCCCATTGTTGCGGAAACCAAAGCGGCCATTGTCGAGGAAGCAAAGAGCTTTAAGGACATCCCGGTCGATGTTGTCGAATGGCGTGCGGATTGGTTTGAAGGGATCACCGACCCGGACAAGGTGATAGACGTTTTAACCGATCTGGTGCCAGCCCTGGCCGGCATCCCGCTGCTGTTCACCATCAGGACCGCCAATGAAGGCGGTGCCTGCGCCATCACCCCGGAAGACTATTTGCGGATCAACAGCGCCATTGCGGCCAGCGGCCTGGTCGATCTGATCGATGTTGAAGTCTTCATTGGCGCTGAGACCGTTACTGGCGTCATTGCCGCGGCTCACGCTAATGGCGTCAAGGTGGTTGGCTCCAATCATGACTTTGATAAGACCCCGGCCAAAGACGATATCATTTACCGGCTGCGCAAAATGCAGGACCTGGGCGCTGATATACCCAAGATCGCCGTTATGCCCAAATCGGCCCAGGATGTTTTGACCCTGCTGGAAGCGACCACCATCATGAAAGAGCAATATGCCGACCGACCCATCATCACCATGTCCATGGGCGGGCAGGGCGTTATCAGCCGCCTGGCCTGTGAGATCTTCGGTTCCTGCCTGACCTTTGGGGCCGCCAAGAAAGCCTCAGCACCGGGGCAGATCGGCGTTAAAGATCTCCAAGGTGCATTGGACCTGATTCACCGAAGTTCCAACTGA